The Phaseolus vulgaris cultivar G19833 chromosome 10, P. vulgaris v2.0, whole genome shotgun sequence DNA window AAGATTAACTGAGCATGATAAAAATGAAGTAGTTGTCTAGCCAATCCCCTGTTAAGTTAATTTGGGAAGACATCTGTGTTCTTCATGAATTccaaaaactaataaaatatattattaaatactaaaatCACATATAACACATCGATTCAGAAATACACTTGCTATCATAGACAAAATACTACAAAATGTACTCTGTCCAGAAACTGCAAATAACCACACAAACTTCCTAGTTACAGAATCTACTATCTTAAATATAAACATCATGCAGTTTCTGATACTTTGTAATTGATTTGCTATCATATATACTTCTAAATTTTAATGCATAATTGTCATTATGCGATTTCTAATAAATTGGCTACTATAGAGCAAGTTATTTTAATAACATATACTCCTATAATTAAGTGCCACGAATCCACTAATGGAACTAAGTTCTTAATTCCCATCATATGACGTTGTTTGGTCTTGAATGATACTTACTGATCTTCCCATGACCtcaaaatgcaaggaaaactagaaatttaaaaacaattgatCTCCAAAGGTTTACTTGTTGTAGAGTCACATGAGGATGTCTCCTCTCCCCAGAAATCATCTTGAAATATACTTTCTTGTTTCTCTTGATTTGCTTCTTGGTTAGAAAATAGAAGACATGTGTCACCAAGTGCAACATCGTATGATGTTTTAAACCTTTTTGATGAATAGTATTCATCTGAATTAAGATATTTAGTATACATAATTGAAATATCTCCAATATTAGCATCCTGCAATGATTTCAAAAGAAAACAGATGAATTCAATTCTTGAAGTGctcaaaacaaatataaaaaatatcacaatCTCGAGAAAAAGTGTAGTCCTAGGGTCTATGCAGGGGAAGAGATGCAAGGAAAGGAAAAAATAGGTATATAAGTAGATTGCCTTTTTTTACAGTCTCAATAAATACCCATCAATCGATCATGAATCACACCAAAACATCAAAGCCAACTCAAACCAGACAATTCACTTGAGTATCTTTTAAGAACCTACTGGAGAAAATCCCTATACATTGCAAAAAATCTGACAAAATTCGAAACACCATAATGCACACTGCAATCTTATCTTATTAAACCAACATGAAAGTTCAGAAACGAAAGGAGATAAAACTCCTCAATATTATATGGACTCTGCATATATATATTTACCAGTTTAGGGAAGACTTCTGCATCTATGTAAGGGCTTTCGCAATATGCCCTTTTCAATGACTTTGATTGAGTGGAATGGTTAAAAGAACTAGTTTCAGATGGAGTTTGCGGAGTTTCAAATGGAACCTGCATATAAGGAGTTTGCGTAGTTTCAGATGAAATCTGCGTAGTATCATATGGAGGCTGCGTAGCTTCAAATAATGGAGCCTGCTTAGCTTCAGATAATAGAGCTTGCATAGCTTGCATAGTTTCGGTTAATACACCCTGCATATCTTCAGATAGAGTCTCCGTAACTTCACATGGAACCTGCATAGCTTCTTCGTCAATAACTAAACTCTCATAAACTAAAGCTTCTTCATCAATAACTAAACTCTCATAAACTATAAATAGATTCAGGACAACCTcgttaaataaaaatgaattcaatGAATTCAAGACATCCTTCGGAATAGTTTCAGAAGATGGAATCTGCTTGGTTTCAGATTCCATCTGAATAGTTTCAGATGGAATCTGCTTAGTTTCAGATGGAATCTGGGTAGTTTCAGATGGAATCTGCATAATGTTGTTTTCATTTCTAAAATAGGCATTGATAGATGCAAAGTTTGAAGAAGATGCTTCATCCTGCTCAATATCAATTAGGGGGGGTTCTTTTGGGGAGATGGATTTATCTGCCTGATGTGTTGCCTCACAGACTGTTTCCATTCCGGTATAAGTTCCTCCCTGAATATAATTACAAAGGAAGTATCAAGTCTCGGCATGTTTTACATGGCACAGTGTATATATGTTCATGAAAGATGCTTCAGCTTACAGATGGAAGTCCTGCTATTGCCTGATTTTCACAATCAGAAACCACGCTTCTACTGGATTCACCTTCATCACAAATCAATGCATCAGTTCCTCCTTCAGTTGTTTTCCCAGGTTTCTTTATCAAGCGGCATAAAACAAAATCCTTCTGCAAAAATTGGAGAATAGTCAGAATTCATTTGGCGCAATTTACAAAAGTATAAGGCCAAGACAAATGAAGCAAACGTGTGCAGAAGAAATTGACAGTGTTCGGTGAGAAATAATGATGAATTGTGAGTGTTCTTAGATAGAAGACTCAATTAAACACATCCAGTGCTAATTTACACTCCTACTACACACCATAGTTTAGTACAAAGATCAGCAGAGttaaaaatttcttaaaaaaagaaatacaaaccTGGTTTTTATGAAAGGTAAGAGCATTAAGAGCATGATATTCGTGAATAACCCACTTGGCCTTGACACCTTTGGAAGCACGACCAATGCAGAAAACAAGTGTCTTCTTGGTCCCAATGACAGTGGTGGTGTCCCAGGTCCTAATCTTACGGTCTTTTCCAGTGGGTTTCCAGAAGCCACTCTTGGTTCTCCGGTTAACCCTTTTACTATTTGAGTACTTGAAATCAACAGGACTGAAGAAAAACCATTCTCGGTCACTGAATGGTATTACTGATTTTGCTAACATCACTAATTGAAACAATAAAAGAATCAGACAAAATTGAAGTAAAGATCAGAGCAAGAAAAAGGACAGCGTTGATTTGATCAAAATCCATGCTTAGTTTTAGATTATTACCTGGTACTTCCCAAGGTGCCACATTGCAAAGATCTATCTCAGTCATGACGTGGGCACGGGGATCATCAAGCAACTTGAGTTTGAGGTAAAAGTCTACAAGTTCTACTTCTGTGGGACGAAAACCAAATCCTACAATCTTCATTGGTTTTGGTGAACACTTGACTTCAGTTGTGTTTGCAGTTaacaagaaagaaagagagaaagacgatgaaacaaaagaaaatgaagaaagcAAGCGAGTGTTTTcagtgtttgtgtttttgttgtGTTATGGAACTGAATTTATAGTGCCATATTCCTTGACTTGACTCCTTAGTGAAGAAGTTGTCGTTGGAAAATGCATTATAATAAGATTATTTGCAATCTTTATAAAAAGTTCATAATAtaactataaaaataattaacatatgCAAGTAATATAGATACAGTAATAAATACAGTGATTGTATTGTACTAATACCGCGTGAGAATGAGAATTTTTTCCTCACAACCCACACCACTTTCTACGAAATGGACAAAAAtgtatttaacatattttttcatTCGATAGGGATGTAATCTGTTACGAGTCTCCATCATCACGATCAATGGCTTTCAAACTAATTAATTTAAAGTACAAAGATTATTTGGCTATTCTGAAGTTTAGAAAAGCAATCTTAAAAATTTtcgataaaaatatttcataagttttatttataagttaattttataaaattgacttagtcttatttataaattaattttataaaattgagttagatttaatattaatttcattGAATTTATCCAAATTAGgttaaatttatgataaaaaaaaatttgttagtataatatataagtaatgaCAAACTTTTTACTTCCAGTTAAACTTAAAAGTAGaaactttaataaataattatttttatttgtagttTCTTACTTAAGCCTTGGTTCCCAAGTTTCTTCCATGGCCCACCATTTCAATGTTCTTTCAAGAATATTGGTTACTGAATTTTGATGCATCCTTTGCTTTATTTTGGAGGTTTGTTATGCCCTCCACTACTAATCGATAACATGACTCCAAAGGTAGATATACTTTTTAAGATTTCAAGTACTAATATTGAACTCCACCGTTTGATGTTATCTCCTCCATTATTCTTTTCCCTCCTGAGCTTTTTCAGTATCTGCTAAATGGCTTTTTATATTCAGCTTTCCCCTCAACAAGTTCTTACCTTTTTTATGCAATTTactattcaaaatttatttttttattacttttgatTTAGATTATAACAATAACTGCTTATagatgtaattattttttaaataatctaaATTCTAAAATGTTTACACTCTTTAAAATTAACTATTGATTAGACTTTATTTTTCAATCTATGGTGATATTTGGTGGAAATGAACTTTCCTATGAAGGTTCCAGAAAGAAATTGGTTAACAGTTCTGAAGTTGGTAATATGAATTTATGAAACAGTGAGACTTGCTTCCCAAGTTTACCATTTCAAGTTATGAACTCGTTGTACCTTCACTCAACGTCCTTGTAACAGAGTATCGAATCTTTGAGTCAATTCTCTTTGTTGCCCCACCATGTCTTTAAGGCGTTTGTATAGTGTTGGTTTGTTATGCTCCCCACTAGTTTTTGTCCCCTTAAAATTTGGAAACTCTTTCTGTCAAAGGATAAACTGTTTTATGAGCACAAGATTACAGTTTATGCTAAGATACCACTACACTGTTAGGAGTTATACTGCTATGCCTCTTTCATGTGTTGCAAGGATCTGCACTAAGGATTGAATGAGGATTTGACTCCTAGAAAAAACATTATAACAATTGAGATGATAATTAAGTTTAGAGTTGATGGTAATTAAGTTTAGAGTTGTACCAATTTGATTTTATCACTATATTTTATTAGTCTTTGAAGTGTCTACCAAAACACAATACAATCTGTGAGGGTAACATCAGTGTTTAATGTTATAAATTGATTTCACTCTTCTTCAAATCTTAGTTGTGTTTACCTTTTAGCAGGTGGAAATGGAGCACTGTTACAGGAGTGCCTTTCCTTTCTCCTTcgtataaaaaaatttgagttGTTGGTGTTTGTATGCTACTAAACTCACATGTTCAAAGGAAATATTGACCTGAGAATTTAGATTTCTACATTATGCTTAGGCATTTCATGTTACTGATCAAAATGTTCTcttgacagaaaaaaaaaatggccAGGGATTGTTTTCCGGTGATTGAAAGTCTGTTCAAAGATGATTCCATTTACTAATACTGGTCACAAGTTTACATTGAGAATCAATTTCACAACTCATGCATAGTTCTAATATAAAATTCGGGACTGATGAATTTTTAGATATATGCCAATCAccttcaacaattcaaaatcattttctttttcaaaaccaaTCCTACCTACCAAAATCTGAAACAAACAGGCATAAAATACAAAATGGGATCCTTAAAAAAAGGATGCTTCCTTCCTACACTCCAAAGTCTCCAAAGTAGTGTCTTCCATACAGGCAAGAGATTTTCAGTTCAGGCAACGTAATCTTCCACTAATTCTCACCATTTTTCCCTTCTATAGCAGTATGTGGATGGTTATGTCAGATGTTCTGTTCTTGAAAGGAAAGAGAAGTGGAGTTGGAAGGTTTCCTTCATCTGACTTGCTGTGTGACATTCACAGAACATACAATATTCAGCTAGAGAATCTTCTCTTCTGCTACTTTAATAATTCAAATTGTCCTAAAATGATGCAACTTACAGCACCTTTCATGTCATAACGAAACATCTAAAGCAGAAGGTGGTGCCATTTCATAGTCATTAGTTCAATACTTGCAATCTCAATGGTCTGtgtgtaatttaattttttttttgtcagagCATATGAAGATACCACTTAAATGTTGCATAATGTGCATAATCTATGTCAGCCTGTTTGACAGATTATATCAGATATTCTTAAATTTACATAAATAAATGAAGCTTTGGAATTTGTCCTAAGTGAGCCTGCATCAATGCAAAATACATGTGAACTATATCTTAACTATCttataattatgaaattctTAAAACAGAGTTTTCCATGTAGTCACACTACATGAAAAGAAACTGTGGTAGTACTCACACCATTCCTTCACACAACTAACGTAGTAATACACACAGAAAAATCCATATAACTACATTGACAAGATATAATAATTGTGGAAATAGGCTTTGTTGGCTTGATGAAGTTGTCTCCATATAGATGAAAGAACCTTTTGTATTGTCATCAGAAGATTGATGGCATCTGGTATCCAAGTTCTCTCTCATCAACCCAAATAGAACTCAGGAATTGCTCCTCCTCCTGGGTAGTTTCAAATGGAATCTGCATATTGTTGGATTCATTTCTAAAATGGGAACTGTAAAATGGGGAGTGTGGAAGAGAAGATTCCTCTTGGTCAATGCCAATTGGAGACTGTTGCAGTGGGGGGAAGTAATTATATGTTTGATGCATAGGCTGAAAGGTCGTCTCTATTCCAGCAGAAGTACCTCTCTGAAAATACACACACAAGTATCAATTCTCAGCATATTTCACATGACTGAGTGTAAATTTGTTTGTGAAGGATGTTTCAGCTTACTGAAGGAATCCCCCTTTCTATTGCCTCATTTTCATAGCCAGAAACCATGACTCTACTGCTCTCCCCTTCATCGCTAGTCTGTGTATCACCTTCACCTTCAGTTGTTGGTCCAGGTTTCTTCATCAGGCGACATAAAACAGAAGTCCTCTGCAAAGTTAGAAGACAATCAGCTGTTATTTCATACAATTCGCAGAaatgaaaagccaaaacaaatcAGGCTGATGCTTCCAATCTGGAACTTATTCCCTGAACAGTTCTATTCACATTATACTGCAAAAATAAGGTTCACTTTCTCACAATTCTGACAATTGTACAGCAGAAGTTCTCAGTCTTTGAATAAAAACTATTAAGAAGTAAACTTTAAGCTTAATTCAACATTATAAAACCAAGTTAAGGTGAGGTCTGTAAAACCAAGTTAAGGTGAGGTctgtaattatattaaaatgtacTTGTTTCTAGTAATAATTTCCAACCAAATTGATGTACTTGTTTCTAGTCAATTATTTCCAACCAAATTGATCTGTAGTGGATGATTTCCAACAAAATTGATAATGAATTTTGCGTATGGTTGGACGAAATATTTATGTATGTCATATATAGGAGCTTATTCCATGAGCTTTATCTAGGACCTTGTTTGAATACACAAAAAAGAtattgttttgatatgtttctGAGCAAAAGtcattgaaataaaataagcCATAAAGAGGTTATAGGAGGGTGGTAAGTCACTTTTATTAGCCAATATAAGCTCTTCCATGTCCTTCTTTTGATGAAGTTTAGTCCTATCATCAAGGAAGACAAGACCAAGTGGAGAATACAGAACATGAATAGTGTGTATGACCAAAAAACACAAGAGATTCAATCAAAGGAGCCAATAACAATAACCTTCTAATATCATAAATATAGTATATAAAAGAAGAGATGTAAGAAATACTTTTACCTTACCATGATCATTGGAACTTAATATAAGTCCTCAAACTTAAAACACAAGTTTAATGATATCTTTAAAAGCTTAGGTGACTTTTACAGGTGATCACATCACTCTAAATCTCAATTATCTTAGACTCCAATTAACTTTTTTCACTCTTGTTAGTCCATGGATGTCAAAGGCTATACAACAGTGAAGAAAAATCAAGAAAGATTATTTCCATTCAGTGTTAGAATTCTCCAAAACGTATACCAACCTGGCTTTCGTGAAAGGTAACAGCATGGTATTCATGAATAATCCAGTTGGACTTGACACCGCGGGAAACACGGCCTTTATAGTAAACAAGAGTCTTCTTTGTGGCAATGAGAGTGTCTGTGTCCAAACTCCTGATCTCACGATCTTTTCCAGTAGGTTTCCAGAAGCCACACTTGGTTGTTCTGTTAACCCTTTTACTATTTGAATACTTGAAATCAACAGGACTGAAGAAAAACCATTCTGGAAGATCGAATTGTACAGCTGATTGTGCTAATAACACTGTTTCAGACAAGAAAAAAGAACAACAATGAAGTAGAGATAAGAGCAAGATAAAGAACACATTATGTTGCATGAAGATGCATGGAGTGTTAAATGTTGAGATGATTACTTGGTACGTTCCAAGGTTCCACCTCACAAAGGTCAATGTCAGGGATGACGTGGACATGTGGATCATCACCGAGCAACCTATGTTTGAGGTAATAGTCCACAAGTTCTTCTTCTGTGGGACGAAAACCGAATCCTACAATCTCCATTGGTTTTGGTGAACACTTAACTTTGTAGTTTGCAACAAAGATGGGAAGGGAAGGTGGTGACAAAAGCTTAGTGTTGGTGATGTGTTGTGTTGTGGAAATGAATTTATAATGCAAAAAAGTCATTGACTGACTTTACTCCTTAGCTGACAAGTTATCCttgaaaaatgcaaaaaaaacacaaaatcatAGGAAATATGTTGTGCTATTAAATGATAATATTTGTTAGCTTCTTATCATGTGGAGAGAGGAATATATGATATCTAACAAAAGAAAACCGAACATTCCAGAGGTTTTAACATGACAAAGTTTGATGTCCTTTTCAAAGTTTGAGTAGAGTCATGCAAACTTCAAAGGGTTGCTCCCAGCACTACTGAACTCAATACTCATCAATTACTCTTTCTTCTTTCCACCTTTTGTGCCCTACTTGGAAATGGGGTAAGGTTTCAGAATCCGCCTAGTTTTTTCATTTTCCATGAACATGAGaaaataagaatatatataaataagaacCCATTATTGTAAAATTCAAACCCATTATTTTGTTCCATGtaaatttatcaaattttcactttgatttcttttaaacaaataattatttttaacagtTAAGCTTAGTTATTATCGTCATGGGTTTTAATATTGAAGATAAAACGAACAATTTGGCACATAATGCGTGCTGTGTACTCTA harbors:
- the LOC137819619 gene encoding protein NTM1-like 9 isoform X1, whose product is MEIVGFGFRPTEEELVDYYLKHRLLGDDPHVHVIPDIDLCEVEPWNVPMLLAQSAVQFDLPEWFFFSPVDFKYSNSKRVNRTTKCGFWKPTGKDREIRSLDTDTLIATKKTLVYYKGRVSRGVKSNWIIHEYHAVTFHESQRTSVLCRLMKKPGPTTEGEGDTQTSDEGESSRVMVSGYENEAIERGIPSRGTSAGIETTFQPMHQTYNYFPPLQQSPIGIDQEESSLPHSPFYSSHFRNESNNMQIPFETTQEEEQFLSSIWVDERELGYQMPSIF
- the LOC137818979 gene encoding NAC domain-containing protein JA2L-like isoform X1; amino-acid sequence: MKIVGFGFRPTEVELVDFYLKLKLLDDPRAHVMTEIDLCNVAPWEVPVMLAKSVIPFSDREWFFFSPVDFKYSNSKRVNRRTKSGFWKPTGKDRKIRTWDTTTVIGTKKTLVFCIGRASKGVKAKWVIHEYHALNALTFHKNQKDFVLCRLIKKPGKTTEGGTDALICDEGESSRSVVSDCENQAIAGLPSGGTYTGMETVCEATHQADKSISPKEPPLIDIEQDEASSSNFASINAYFRNENNIMQIPSETTQIPSETKQIPSETIQMESETKQIPSSETIPKDVLNSLNSFLFNEVVLNLFIVYESLVIDEEALVYESLVIDEEAMQVPCEVTETLSEDMQGVLTETMQAMQALLSEAKQAPLFEATQPPYDTTQISSETTQTPYMQVPFETPQTPSETSSFNHSTQSKSLKRAYCESPYIDAEVFPKLDANIGDISIMYTKYLNSDEYYSSKRFKTSYDVALGDTCLLFSNQEANQEKQESIFQDDFWGEETSSCDSTTSKPLEINCF
- the LOC137818979 gene encoding NAC domain-containing protein 91-like isoform X2, with product MKIVGFGFRPTEVELVDFYLKLKLLDDPRAHVMTEIDLCNVAPWEVPVMLAKSVIPFSDREWFFFSPVDFKYSNSKRVNRRTKSGFWKPTGKDRKIRTWDTTTVIGTKKTLVFCIGRASKGVKAKWVIHEYHALNALTFHKNQKDFVLCRLIKKPGKTTEGGTDALICDEGESSRSVVSDCENQAIAGLPSGGTYTGMETVCEATHQADKSISPKEPPLIDIEQDEASSSNFASINAYFRNENNIMQIPSETTQIPSETKQIPSETIQMESETKQIPSSETIPKDVLNSLNSFLFNEVPCEVTETLSEDMQGVLTETMQAMQALLSEAKQAPLFEATQPPYDTTQISSETTQTPYMQVPFETPQTPSETSSFNHSTQSKSLKRAYCESPYIDAEVFPKLDANIGDISIMYTKYLNSDEYYSSKRFKTSYDVALGDTCLLFSNQEANQEKQESIFQDDFWGEETSSCDSTTSKPLEINCF
- the LOC137819619 gene encoding protein NTM1-like 9 isoform X2 — its product is MEIVGFGFRPTEEELVDYYLKHRLLGDDPHVHVIPDIDLCEVEPWNVPMLLAQSAVQFDLPEWFFFSPVDFKYSNSKRVNRTTKCGFWKPTGKDREIRSLDTDTLIATKKTLVYYKGRVSRGVKSNWIIHEYHAVTFHESQRTSVLCRLMKKPGPTTEGEGDTQTSDEGESSRVMVSGYENERGTSAGIETTFQPMHQTYNYFPPLQQSPIGIDQEESSLPHSPFYSSHFRNESNNMQIPFETTQEEEQFLSSIWVDERELGYQMPSIF